A single genomic interval of Panthera tigris isolate Pti1 chromosome E3, P.tigris_Pti1_mat1.1, whole genome shotgun sequence harbors:
- the LOC122234712 gene encoding uncharacterized protein LOC122234712 isoform X1: protein MPAASCAGERGAKGCHWPKSVCSPTDVSWAPATLPGGESARPHSCAPRADGPDWVRQSAQQQGLSEGPASRAAGLLWPPPSSLAGRTPSSTGASDPLSWWAPAPGKFILRLAGTSDPRVREQARLPTRAQPLWILKISLPPPPFSLQSVLSGPRCQMATQKLQKLFCPCPVCVLALVPQEQTRNKDSGAGGDWGDAPADADSEGVKSLDCLGFSDHGLGSFPGTRGKAAMPVCPGAARGGG from the exons ATGCCTGCAG CTTCCTGCGCAGGAGAAAGAGGAGCAAAGGGCTGCCATTGGCCGAAGAGCGTCTGCTCTCCCACCGATGTGTCGTGGGCACCTGCCACCCTTCCGGGCGGTGAGTCGGCCAGACCACATTCCTGTGCTCCCAGAGCTGATGGTCCAGACTGGGTGAGGCAGTCAGCACAGCAGCAAGGACTTTCAGAAGGACCAGCTTCCCGAGCTGCAGGACTGCTATGGCCCCCACCCAGTTCCCTGGCAGGCCGGACCCCCTCATCCACAGGGGCCAGCGATCCGTTGTCTTGGTGGGCACCAGCACCAGGCAAATTTATCCTTCGCTTGGCTGGCACGTCAGACCCCAGGGTCAGAGAGCAGGCTCGCTTGCCCACCAGAGCCCAGCCGCTCTGGATTCTCAAGAtttccctcccaccacctcccttctccctgcagaGCGTACTGTCTGGGCCAAGGTGTCAAATGGCCACCCAGAAGCTGCAAAAGCTCTTCTGTCCCTGTCCTGTATGTGTCTTAGCTTTGGTTCCCCAGGAGCAGACCCGGAACAAGGACTCAGGTGCAGGTGGTGACTGGGGAGACGCGCCAG CTGATGCTGATTCTGAGGGTGTTAAGTCCCTGGATTGCCTGGGCTTCTCTGACCACGGGCTCGGCTCCTTCCCAGGCACCAGAGGCAAAGCTGCCATGCCAGTGTGTCCAGGGGCTGCCCGTGGGGGCGGGTGA
- the LOC122234712 gene encoding uncharacterized protein LOC122234712 isoform X2: MCRGHLPPFRASVLSGPRCQMATQKLQKLFCPCPVCVLALVPQEQTRNKDSGAGGDWGDAPADADSEGVKSLDCLGFSDHGLGSFPGTRGKAAMPVCPGAARGGG, from the exons ATGTGTCGTGGGCACCTGCCACCCTTCCGGGCG aGCGTACTGTCTGGGCCAAGGTGTCAAATGGCCACCCAGAAGCTGCAAAAGCTCTTCTGTCCCTGTCCTGTATGTGTCTTAGCTTTGGTTCCCCAGGAGCAGACCCGGAACAAGGACTCAGGTGCAGGTGGTGACTGGGGAGACGCGCCAG CTGATGCTGATTCTGAGGGTGTTAAGTCCCTGGATTGCCTGGGCTTCTCTGACCACGGGCTCGGCTCCTTCCCAGGCACCAGAGGCAAAGCTGCCATGCCAGTGTGTCCAGGGGCTGCCCGTGGGGGCGGGTGA